In Brassica rapa cultivar Chiifu-401-42 chromosome A06, CAAS_Brap_v3.01, whole genome shotgun sequence, a single window of DNA contains:
- the LOC103871273 gene encoding LRR receptor-like serine/threonine-protein kinase IOS1 isoform X3, whose product MLNRASVYDIQQFTKEDHLSGMFGTVLSWERRLKIIIGVAEGLAYLHRDLRVLHRYVKPTNILLDESFEAKLADFGMSRSFPTDPNTQASNKIYVKPGREPYVDSEYFSSNRLTEASDIYSFGIVLLEMITNQPVVDVKRESPHIAMWFNLEVAKGDALEVVDSRLNGDFEPNSVRKTMEIARACASRSVPSMSQVVVELNECLTLEMARAR is encoded by the exons ATGCTAAACCGAGCATCCGTCTATGACATTCAACAGTTTACCAAAGAG GATCATCTATCTG GCATGTTTGGTACTGTCCTTAGCTGGGAAAGGAGGTTAAAAATCATCATTGGAGTAGCAGAGG GTCTGGCGTATTTGCATAGAGATTTGCGAGTGCTTCACAGATACGTTAAGCCGACAAACATCCTACTCGACGAAAGCTTTGAAGCGAAATTGGCTGATTTTGGGATGTCTAGATCCTTTCCAACTGACCCTAACACACAGGCGTCAAATAAGATTTATGTAAAACCTGGAAGAGAACCTTACGTGGATAGCGA GTACTTCAGTTCAAACAGGTTGACAGAAGCTAGCGACATTTATAGCTTTGGCATTGTTCTGTTGGAAATGATAACCAATCAACCTGTGGTTGACGTCAAACGTGAAAGTCCTCACATTGCCATGTGGTTCAATCTAGAGGTCGCGAAAGGTGATGCTCTGGAGGTTGTTGATTCAAGGCTTAACGGTGACTTTGAGCCTAACTCAGTCAGGAAAACTATGGAGATAGCACGCGCTTGTGCAAGTAGAAGTGTACCAAGCATGAGCCAGGTTGTTGTAGAGCTCAACGAGTGTCTGACCTTAGAGATGGCTCGGGCTCGTTAA
- the LOC103871273 gene encoding LRR receptor-like serine/threonine-protein kinase IOS1 isoform X2: MLNRASVYDIQQFTKEVHDFVEVRHNNLVRLIGYCDEGEHLALIYEFVGNGNLQDHLSGMFGTVLSWERRLKIIIGVAEGLAYLHRDLRVLHRYVKPTNILLDESFEAKLADFGMSRSFPTDPNTQASNKIYVKPGREPYVDSEYFSSNRLTEASDIYSFGIVLLEMITNQPVVDVKRESPHIAMWFNLEVAKGDALEVVDSRLNGDFEPNSVRKTMEIARACASRSVPSMSQVVVELNECLTLEMARAR, from the exons ATGCTAAACCGAGCATCCGTCTATGACATTCAACAGTTTACCAAAGAG GTTCATGACTTTGTCGAAG TTCGTCACAACAACCTTGTGAGACTCATTGGTTATTGCGATGAAGGTGAGCACTTGGCCCTAATCTACGAATTCGTGGGCAATGGAAACTTGCAGGATCATCTATCTG GCATGTTTGGTACTGTCCTTAGCTGGGAAAGGAGGTTAAAAATCATCATTGGAGTAGCAGAGG GTCTGGCGTATTTGCATAGAGATTTGCGAGTGCTTCACAGATACGTTAAGCCGACAAACATCCTACTCGACGAAAGCTTTGAAGCGAAATTGGCTGATTTTGGGATGTCTAGATCCTTTCCAACTGACCCTAACACACAGGCGTCAAATAAGATTTATGTAAAACCTGGAAGAGAACCTTACGTGGATAGCGA GTACTTCAGTTCAAACAGGTTGACAGAAGCTAGCGACATTTATAGCTTTGGCATTGTTCTGTTGGAAATGATAACCAATCAACCTGTGGTTGACGTCAAACGTGAAAGTCCTCACATTGCCATGTGGTTCAATCTAGAGGTCGCGAAAGGTGATGCTCTGGAGGTTGTTGATTCAAGGCTTAACGGTGACTTTGAGCCTAACTCAGTCAGGAAAACTATGGAGATAGCACGCGCTTGTGCAAGTAGAAGTGTACCAAGCATGAGCCAGGTTGTTGTAGAGCTCAACGAGTGTCTGACCTTAGAGATGGCTCGGGCTCGTTAA
- the LOC103871275 gene encoding metal tolerance protein C4, with the protein MQSPHRLFSRLLLRSPVKGYSRGTSVGGGGGSLHLLLQLDERNDGCVEANRSFSSLVRSNPQLRGFLLSSRGLGVRCSVSLDRDTTSLTGSFSSHRNFFTRAKQVKRIEINDQHSQRAVTTALWCNFLVFSLKFGVWWTSSSHVIMAEVVHSVADFANQALLAYGLSSSRRAPDALHPYGYSKERFVWSLISAVGIFCLGSGATIVNGVQNLWTSHPPPNMEYAALVIGGSFLIEGASLLVAIQSVKKGAAQEGMTIRDYIWRGHDPTSVAVMTEDGAAVTGLAIAAASLVAVKVTGNPIYDPIGSIVVGNLLGMVAIFLIQRNRHALIGRAMDDQDMRKVLHFLKNDSAVDALYDCKSEVIGPGSFRFKAEIDFNGQVVVQNYLKRTGREEWAKQFREAAKRGDDSAMLNVMSNYGEEVVTALGSEVDRLEKEIQELVPGIQHVDIEAHNPIDQSL; encoded by the exons ATGCAATCGCCGCACCGCTTATTCTCTCGGCTTCTTCTTCGTTCTCCGGTGAAGGGTTACAGCAGGGGAACAAGTgtcggcggcggcggcggctcaCTTCACTTGTTGCTGCAACTCGACGAGAGAAACGATGGGTGTGTGGAAGCTAATAGGAGTTTCAGCTCTCTTGTTCGTTCAAATCCGCAGCTAAGAGGGTTTCTTCTATCAAGTCGAGGGCTTGGCGTGAGATGTTCTGTCTCGCTCGATAGAGATACTACTTCCCTTACTGGTTCCTTCTCTTCTCACCGGA ATTTCTTCACTCGAGCTAAACAAGTGAAGAGGATTGAGATCAATGATCAACATAG TCAGAGAGCTGTTACTACTGCGCTATGGTGCAACTTCCTTGTGTTCTCGCTTAAGTTTGGGGTTTGGTGGACGAGTTCTAGCCATGTCATAATGGCTGAAGTCGTTCACTCTGTCGCCGATTTTGCTAACCAG GCACTTCTTGCTTATGGGCTCAGTAGCTCAAGACGTGCACCAGATGCACTTCATCC CTATGGCTACTCAAAGGAAAGATTTGTATGGTCTTTGATATCTGCTGTTGGTATCTTTTGCCTTGGGTCTGGTGCTACCATAGTCAATGGAGTACAGAACTTGTGGACTTCTCAT cCACCTCCAAATATGGAATATGCTGCTTTGGTAATTGGTGGCTCTTTTTTAATTGAAG GTGCTTCACTTCTCGTTGCAATTCAATCTGTCAAAAAAGGAGCTGCACAAGAAGGCATGACGATAAGAGATTATATATGGCGTGGTCATGATCCTACTTCTGTTGCTGTTATGACTGAG GACGGCGCTGCAGTGACAGGTTTGGCAATTGCTGCAGCTTCTCTTGTTGCTGTCAAGGTGACAGGAAACCCTATTTATGATCCTATAGGATCTATTGTTGTTGGAAATTTACTTGGAATG GTGGCTATATTTCTCATTCAACGGAACCGACATGCCTTGATTGGAAGAGCAATGGATGATCAAGACATGCGTAAAGTTCTTCATTTTTTAAAGAACGACTCG GCTGTAGATGCTTTATATGATTGCAAAAGTGAAGTGATTGGCCCTGGATCCTTCAGATTTAAGGCTGAAATAG ATTTCAACGGGCAAGTTGTTGTCCAAAACTATCTGAAGAGAACTGGGCGTGAAGAGTGGGCGAAACAG TTTCGCGAGGCTGCAAAGAGAGGAGATGATTCTGCAATGCTCAATGTTATGTCAAACTACG GTGAGGAGGTTGTAACGGCTTTAGGAAGCGAAGTAGACCGGTTAGAGAAAGAGATCCAAGAACTTGTCCCTGGAATCCAGCACGTCGACATCGAAGCACACAATCCCATAGACCAATCTCTATGA
- the LOC103871271 gene encoding exocyst complex component EXO70B1: MAETKRLERLKAMRSLLKSEMEKTKTSSLVLEKTGSKLEEINTKLLSLEADVKVERWRSSPFSDHIRYTIAPISAALRVFATVQELERDLMSCNEVLGYVSYVKRLGEALKLLSSSCVLALNWLEDTLKFLSENGMPEDHPCGLRFRTSIELLRELQMTEARAYRRGGSLHTALENLETELEMILEEEEVLSEYNLRDMKAIIKRLDAHTVLTNCVHVYIKNRTRVIQKRFEIDYLERTITEADIEGYIYQWRVDVEIAVKEVYEFESNLCNEVFKDVGEEHDVPLHCFGAIASNSGILQLLRFGSRIRKCKKGPPKLLKLLECFSTMDNVRTEFNRLFRGEECSEIRRETRELIRNLVKGVCEIFWELPCQVELQRPNCPLLDGGVPKLVSVVTEYCNKLLGDKNKPVLSKILEIDLGWKNEKYQEEILIGHMYNILREIALNLDAWSSSNKETALSYIFMMNNHSHFYGLRETPLGLMMGDSWLNAHEQYRDYYAALYVKESWGKLLSLLNNKAQTVKRTLQAFAKGFDEIYRKQSHWVVEDEKVRWKICEAMVKTVVPRYKSYLQSYIILLAEEDAHKSHGKDLNYYTPKGLEMKMKAMFKSKEGAEFSHFDGNRD, translated from the coding sequence ATGGCTGAAACAAAGAGACTTGAGAGACTTAAAGCAATGAGAAGTTTATTAAAGAGTGAGAtggaaaaaacaaaaacctcTTCATTGGTTCTTGAAAAGACAGGATCTAAGCTTGAAGAGATCAACACCAAGTTGCTGTCTTTAGAAGCTGATGTTAAGGTAGAGAGATGGAGATCTTCTCCTTTCTCTGATCATATCCGTTACACCATTGCTCCAATATCAGCTGCTCTGAGAGTCTTTGCTACGGTTCAAGAACTCGAGAGAGATCTCATGTCATGTAATGAAGTTCTTGGTTATGTTTCTTATGTTAAACGTCTTGGAGAAGCATTGAAGCTTCTTTCAAGCAGCTGTGTTCTCGCTCTTAACTGGCTTGAAGACACACTCAAGTTCCTGTCTGAAAATGGAATGCCTGAAGATCATCCTTGCGGATTACGGTTCAGGACTTCTATAGAGCTTCTGAGGGAACTTCAAATGACCGAGGCTCGTGCTTATCGAAGAGGAGGGAGTCTCCACACAGCGTTGGAGAATCTCGAAACAGAACTTGAGATGATTCTTGAAGAGGAGGAGGTTTTGTCTGAATATAACTTGAGAGACATGAAGGCAATCATCAAGAGATTAGATGCTCACACAGTGTTAACAAACTGTGTGCATGTTTACATCAAGAACCGCACAAGAGTCATTCAGAAACGGTTTGAGATTGATTATCTAGAGAGAACAATCACAGAAGCTGATATTGAAGGCTATATATATCAATGGAGAGTGGATGTAGAGATAGCTGTGAAAGAGGTCTATGAGTTTGAGAGCAACCTCTGCAATGAAGTGTTCAAAGATGTTGGAGAAGAACATGATGTTCCATTGCATTGTTTTGGAGCAATAGCTTCAAACTCAGGAATCCTCCAGCTACTCAGGTTTGGATCAAGAATCAGAAAATGCAAGAAAGGTCCACCAAAGCTGCTAAAACTCTTGGAATGTTTCTCTACAATGGACAACGTTAGAACCGAGTTTAACCGGCTATTCAGAGGGGAGGAGTGTTCAGAGATACGTAGAGAAACAAGGGAGCTTATTAGAAATCTAGTTAAAGGTGTCTGCGAGATCTTTTGGGAGTTACCTTGTCAAGTGGAGCTTCAAAGACCAAACTGTCCTCTTCTTGATGGTGGTGTCCCCAAGCTTGTGAGTGTTGTGACTGAGTACTGCAACAAGCTGCTTGGAGACAAGAACAAGCCTGTCTTGTCCAAGATTCTTGAGATTGATTTGGGATGGAAGAATGAAAAGTATCAAGAAGAGATACTCATAGGTCACATGTACAACATACTGAGAGAGATTGCTTTGAACTTGGATGCATGGTCAAGCTCCAACAAAGAAACTGCTCTTTCTTACATCTTTATGATGAACAACCACTCTCACTTCTACGGTCTGAGAGAGACTCCTCTCGGGTTAATGATGGGAGATTCTTGGCTAAACGCACATGAGCAGTATAGAGACTACTACGCAGCACTGTATGTTAAAGAAAGCTGGGGAAAGCTCTTGTCTCTACTCAACAACAAAGCTCAAACCGTTAAGAGAACATTACAAGCCTTTGCTAAAGGGTTCGATGAGATTTACAGAAAGCAATCACATTGGGTTGTTGAGGATGAGAAGGTGAGATGGAAGATATGTGAAGCCATGGTAAAAACTGTTGTGCCTAGATACAAGAGTTACTTAcaaagttacataatacttcTTGCTGAAGAAGATGCTCATAAGAGTCATGGTAAGGACTTGAACTATTACACTCCAAAGGGTTtagagatgaagatgaaggcAATGTTTAAGAGCAAAGAGGGAGCAGAGTTTTCTCACTTTGATGGAAATAGGGATTAG
- the LOC103871273 gene encoding probable LRR receptor-like serine/threonine-protein kinase At2g28960 isoform X1 has protein sequence MGQTQTVLLSLLLGPALVLVQDRRVHCFVRIKVRHNNLVRLIGYCDEGEHLALIYEFVGNGNLQDHLSGMFGTVLSWERRLKIIIGVAEGLAYLHRDLRVLHRYVKPTNILLDESFEAKLADFGMSRSFPTDPNTQASNKIYVKPGREPYVDSEYFSSNRLTEASDIYSFGIVLLEMITNQPVVDVKRESPHIAMWFNLEVAKGDALEVVDSRLNGDFEPNSVRKTMEIARACASRSVPSMSQVVVELNECLTLEMARAR, from the exons ATGGGCCAAACTCAGACTGTCCTTCTGTCACTCCTTTTGGGCCCTGCGCTTGTACTGGTACAAGATAGGAGGGTGCACTGCTTCGTACGTATCAAAGTTCGTCACAACAACCTTGTGAGACTCATTGGTTATTGCGATGAAGGTGAGCACTTGGCCCTAATCTACGAATTCGTGGGCAATGGAAACTTGCAGGATCATCTATCTG GCATGTTTGGTACTGTCCTTAGCTGGGAAAGGAGGTTAAAAATCATCATTGGAGTAGCAGAGG GTCTGGCGTATTTGCATAGAGATTTGCGAGTGCTTCACAGATACGTTAAGCCGACAAACATCCTACTCGACGAAAGCTTTGAAGCGAAATTGGCTGATTTTGGGATGTCTAGATCCTTTCCAACTGACCCTAACACACAGGCGTCAAATAAGATTTATGTAAAACCTGGAAGAGAACCTTACGTGGATAGCGA GTACTTCAGTTCAAACAGGTTGACAGAAGCTAGCGACATTTATAGCTTTGGCATTGTTCTGTTGGAAATGATAACCAATCAACCTGTGGTTGACGTCAAACGTGAAAGTCCTCACATTGCCATGTGGTTCAATCTAGAGGTCGCGAAAGGTGATGCTCTGGAGGTTGTTGATTCAAGGCTTAACGGTGACTTTGAGCCTAACTCAGTCAGGAAAACTATGGAGATAGCACGCGCTTGTGCAAGTAGAAGTGTACCAAGCATGAGCCAGGTTGTTGTAGAGCTCAACGAGTGTCTGACCTTAGAGATGGCTCGGGCTCGTTAA
- the LOC103871274 gene encoding protein MANNAN SYNTHESIS-RELATED 2, giving the protein MGVDLRQVVAGILTITMFVMLGQMLHRDYFDAVQVQGDAHDIVFHGSKVSLEEDGLVRSSEGPWMENSHQLKPCWSLSQPDEEVSSKGYVTFSLTNGPEYHISQITDAVMVAKHLGATLVLPDIRGSKPGDEMNFEDVYDVDKLVKSLESVVKVVKKLPSHVSLRDIAIVKVPSRVAEDYIKEHIDPIFKSKGNIRVTTYFPSVNLRKSSLDGETDPVSCLAMFGSLELQPGVSDLVESMIQRLKKSDGRFIAIDLRVEILEKKNCHETGGMGSKTCYNAQEIALFLRKLGFGSDTTIYLTQPRWESSLNILKDIFPKTFTKEAIMPADKKSKYLELENSEYENVIDFYISSRSDVFVPAIPGLFYANTVGKRIALGKPQVLVPAEISGSSGLSTDYISPYISKKNHLAYSCFC; this is encoded by the exons ATGGGTGTGGATTTGAGGCAAGTGGTGGCTGGAATCCTCACCATTACAATGTTTGTAATGCTCGGACAAATGCTTCATAGAGATTACTTTGATGCTGTTCAG GTTCAAGGAGATGCACATGACATTGTATTCCATGGATCAAAAGTATCTCTTGAGGAAGATGGACTTGTTAGATCAAGTGAAGGGCCTTGGATGGAGAATAGCCATCAACTTAAACCTTGTTGGTCATTATCTCAACctg ATGAAGAGGTATCATCAAAGGGTTATGTTACATTCTCCTTAACCAATGGTCCTGAGTACCACATCTCTCAG ATTACTGATGCTGTGATGGTGGCGAAGCATCTTGGAGCAACGCTTGTGCTCCCTGATATAAGAGGAAGCAAACCTGGTGATGAAAT GAACTTTGAAGATGTATATGATGTGGACAAACTCGTTAAAAGCCTGGAAAGTGTAGTCAAAGTTGTGAAGAAACTCCCAAGCCACGTTTCTTTAAGAGACATCGCCATTGTTAAGGTTCCTAGCCGAGTTGCAGAAGATTACATCAAGGAACATATTGATCCCATCTTCAAATCAAAAGGGAACATCAGAGTCACAACCTATTTCCCTTCTGTGAATCTGAGGAAGTCTTCTCTGGATGGTGAGACAGACCCGGTTTCTTGTTTGGCAATGTTTGGTTCCTTGGAGCTGCAACCAGGAGTGAGTGACTTGGTTGAGTCGATGATTCAGCGGCTTAAGAAATCTGATGGCCGTTTCATAGCCATAGACTTGAGGGTTGAGATACTAGAGAAGAAAAACTGCCATGAGACAGGTGGAATGGGATCCAAAACATGTTACAACGCACAAGAGATCGCATTGTTCTTGAGGAAGCTTGGGTTTGGTAGTGATACAACTATATACTTGACTCAGCCAAGATGGGAGAGCAGCCTCAACATTCTTAAGGACATTTTCCCTAAAACGTTTACTAAG GAGGCTATAATGCCGGCAGACAAGAAATCGAAGTATCTTGAGTTGGAAAATTCAGAGTATGAAAATGTTATTGACTTCTACATAAGTTCAAGGAGTGATGTGTTTGTGCCGGCCATTCCTGGTCTGTTTTACGCCAATACAGTTGGTAAAAGGATAGCTTTAGGCAAGCCTCAAGTTCTTGTTCCAGCTGAGATCTCAGGAAGTTCTGGTCTTTCTACTGATTACATCTCTCCGTATATCTCAAAGAAGAACCATTTGGCGTATTCATGCTTCTGCTGA